The DNA region ATCTGAACCGAGGACAGCTGAGGGTGCTTCACAACCTCAGCTTCGTGGAAGATCCCACCAGGATACTGCGGGGGGTTAGGCTCGAGGGCAGACTTGGCTTCCGGATGAGCCAGGACACGGAGCGTTTGGCGGCTAGCTGCGTAAAGGGTGGCATGCTGAGCCTCCTGTCGGGTCCCAAGCTGAGGAGCGAGCTGGAGCTCATATTCCGGGAGAGGAACCCTATCTGGGCGGTGGACAGGCTCTGTGGGCTGGGGGCTTGGGATGCCATGTTCCCCGGGGTCCCGCTGTCCATCGACGGCCTGAGGGCCCTGCGGAAGCTTGACGTGTTCGTTCGACGGCTGGGAAGGGACCTTCCACCCCTGGGGGAGGAGTCCTGGCTTGCCTTTTTGGGTGCCCTCTTGTATTTTGGAAACCCCTGGGGAGGCAGGAGCGCCATGGACAGGCTCTCCCTTTCCCAGAAGGAGCGGGGTGTCCTGGAGGCCATCTTGAACGGGCTCGGCACTCTGGAGACCGCCATAGGCGGCAAGGGGGACATCCGCTGGTCCTCCCTGTGCAGGGCCTTGGACGGCGTAAATCGGGTGGTCCTCTTCGCCTGGGCGGGCATAACCTCCCGTTGGAGGGTCAGGCGCCGGATCCTCTTGTACCTCACCAGGCTATGCAAGGTGAGCCCAATGCTCAGCGGCAGGGATCTCATAGATCTGGGGGTTCCCAAGGGGCCTGCGGTGGGGGCCATGTTGAGCCGTCTTCGGTTCGCCCGGCTGGACGGGGAGGTGGACACCCTGGAGGATGAGCGGGCATGGGTGCTCAAGAGGCTTGGGGACCTTTGACCTTTGATGTGGTGGCCTTAAAATTGGAGGTAGATGACTTGTACGGAGACTTGTCTTACCGGATAGCGGAGATCCTGTTGAGCGTGCCGGCGGTCCTATGGGCCATAACCTTTCATGAGTTCTGCCACGGTTATGTGGCCCATCTCCTGGGGGATCCTACCCCCAAGAGGTCCGGCAGGCTATCCCTTAACCCCCTTCACCATCTGGACCCGGTGGGGGCTCTCATGCTCCTCATCTTCCGCTTCGGCTGGGCCAAGCCGGTGCCGGTGGACTCCCGGTACTTCAAGAACCCTTCCCGGGACATGGTGTTAGTATCCATCGCGGGGGCGGCGGGGAACTTCCTCACCGCCTGCCTGGTTGGGCTGTTGATCAAGGCCTTCCCCGCCTTCTTCCTGGGGAACTTCGCCCTGAGGCAGCTGATGTTGCTCATGGTGTTCATAAACATCGGCTTGGGGGTCTTCAACCTGTTGCCCATACCCCCCCTGGACGGTTCCAAGGTGCTTTACGTTCTGTTGCCCCCTCGGTGGCTCAACTCCTACTTCTGGCTGGAGAGGTACGGGGTCCTGATCATCTTGGGGTTGGTTATCACCGGCCTCCTACCCAGGATAATGTCCCCCATGGTCATGTTCCTGGCCTCCCTGGTCCTTTGAGGCAAGGATGAATTATAATAACATTACAAAACCAGGGGCTTTGGCCCCCTACGTTGAGGTGTTGTTCGTATGAAGGTTCTCATGTCCAACGATGATGGGATACTGGCTCCGGGTATACAGATAATGGCCAAGGTGTTGGCGGACCGGGGTATCCCGTGTGCGGTGGTGGCCCCCGACAGGGAGCGCAGCAGCATAGGTCACGCCATAACCCTGAACAGGCCCCTTAGGGTCTGGCACCTGGAGCCCGGTGTCTTTCCCCCCATGATGCCCGCCTACGCCTGCGATGGCACCCCCTCTGACTGCGTGGTCATAGGGGTTGAGGAGCTGGCCAAGGACGTGACCATGGTGATATCCGGCATAAACCGGGGTCCCAACCTGGGGGACGATCTCACCTACTCGGGCACGGTATCCGCCGCCATGGAGGGGCTCATCTTGGGTTACGATGCCATCGCGGTCTCCCTGGCCTGCAAGGGGACCGATCCGGCGGCCCATTACAGCACCGCCGCGGCGGTGGTGGTGGCCTTCCTGGACTGGTTCAAGCAAAACCACCGGCAGAAGGGGGTCCTCTACAACATAAACGTCCCCAACGTCCCCATAAGGAGCCTCAAGGGCATACTCCCCACCAAGAAGGGGACCCGCCTCTACCGGGACAAGGTCACCAAGTTCAGGGATCCCCAGGGCAGGGAGTGTTACTGGATGGGTGGAGTGCCTGAGGACCGGCTGGAGGAGGGAACCGATGTGTGGGCGGTGTCCAACGGCTACGCCTCGGTCACCCCGATTCACATGGACATGACCCATTACGACACGCTGAAGGAGATGAGCTCCGGGGGACTGGATCTCCTCTTCAATCGTGGTTGAAGGACGGCCCTTGACAACCGCGAAAAGGAGGCTATAATTTCCCCAACAGGTTAGATTGACCTGGGGTTCAGGGAGGAGGTGCGACGGTGATGTCCAAGGTCCTGATGCGACGACGAGGGGGTCTTTCTGGTTCCTTCATCAGCTCGATACGGGCGATGAAGGGGATTGGTTCCTTTGCGTCCGACAGAGATGGGGCGTCACCGGCTGAGAGCGCCCCTCGGAATAGCTAGGAGTACCTCGTGCCCCTGAGCCTCCTCCCGAAGAAAGGCCCCGCCAGCGCGGCCAAGTAGGGGGGATCCCGATAACGATCGGGGTAAAGGGGTCGTCACAGGACGGCAAATTGGGTGGCACCGCGGGCTAGGAGGCCCGTCCCAAAGGGGACGGGCCTCCTTTTTATTAGGGAGTAATTTTAATTTTATAAGAATAAAAGAAGGGGGAAGTTTAAGATGACTTACAAGGGCAAGTTGGTGTTGGCGTACAGCGGCGGGCTGGATACCTCGGTGGCCATACCCTGGCTCAAGGAGCAGGGGTACGAGGTTATAACCTTCACCGCCGACGTGGGGCAGCCCATAGACCTGGAGGGGACCAAGGCCAAGGCCATCAAGTCCGGGGCCAGCAAGGCCTACATAGCGGACCTGAGGGAGGAGTTCGTGGAGGAGTTCGTGTGGAGATCCCTTAAGGCCAACGCCATGTACCAGGGCACCTACCCGCTCAACTCCGCTCTCTCCAGGCCCCTCATAGCCAGCCACCTGGTGAAGGTGGCGGAGGAGGAGGGGGCGGTGGCCATCGCCCACGGTTGCACCGGCAAGGGGCAGGATCAGGTGAGGATAGAGGTGTGCGCCAAGGCGCTCAACCCTGACATAGTGGTGGAGGCCCCGGTTAGGGACTGGCACTTCTCCAGGGACGAGGAGATAGAGTACGCGGAGAAGCACGGGATACCCATACCGGTCACCAAGTCCAGTCCCTACAGCATCGATGAGAACCTGTGGGGCAGGTCCATAGAGTGCGGGATCCTGGAAGACCCGTGGGAGGAGGCCCCCAGCGATGCCTTCAAGATGACCGTGGACCCCTGGGACGCGCCGGATGAGCCGGTGACAATCGAGATAGGCTTTGAGAAGGGGCTGCCGGTCTCCCTGAACGGAAAGCCCATGTCCGGCGTGGCCCTCATAGAGATGCTGAACCAAATAGCCGGCAAGGCCGGGGTGGGCAGGATCGACATGATAGAGGATCGTCTGGTGGGCTTCAAGAGCCGGGAGGTCTACGAGTGCCCCGGGGCGGTCACCCTGATAGGGGCCCATAAGGCGCTGGAGACCCTGACCTTGCCCAAGGAGGTCCTCAAGGCCAAGAGGGAACTGGAGGTCAAGTACGCGGAGCTAACCTACGAGGGCTACTGGTTCTCCCCCCTGAAGGACGCCATTGATGCCTTCATCGACAAGACCCAGGAGGTGGTTTCCGGGGTGGTCAAGGTCAGGCTCTTCAAGGGACAAGCCATGGTGGTGGGCATGAAGTCCCCCAACGCCCTCTACAGGGAGGACCTGGCCACCTACTCCCACGGCGACAAGTTCGACCACAAATCTGCGGTGGGCTTCATAACCGTCTGGGGGCTCCCCATAAAGACCTGGAGCCAGATGCACGGCAAGAAGTCCGATCAGGTTTCCAAGGCCATCGGGATGGAGTAGGGGACCTGGGAAAACAAGGGGGACTTGGTGCTCCAAGCCCCCCGTATTTTTATCTTAGGGACCTCATCATTGGGGTCCCCATAGGTCCCCCTGCCGGAGGCCCATCTGGACCATCCTCCGCCTCAACCGGTCAATGAAGCCCCCCTTATCCAGGATCCAATCGGGGGCCACCAGCCGGTCCCTCGGGGCGTCGGCGGTGAGGCGCTGCACTATCCCATCTGGGGGCATGTTCCTTAACGCCAATATCAGCTGTTCCATGTACTCCTCCTCCCCGACGGGGCTGAAGAGCCCCGCCCGGTACAGGCCATCCAGCTCGGATCCGGCCAGCACGTGTAGCGGGTGGAACTTGACCGCCCGGCCCCCCAGGTTGAAGACCGCCCTGGCGTCGTCGGCCAGATCGGAGACCTCCCCCATGGGTATGCCGCCGATCAGATGTGCACAAACCAGGACCCCGGGGATCGACGCCAGGGACGATACCGCCTCACGGGACGCATCACCATGGTGTCCCCGCTTGAGCCACTCCAGCTTGCGGTCTCCCATGGTCTGGACCCCCACCTCCGCCCAGGTCTCGAGCCCCCGATCCACCAGCCGGGAGAGCATGCGGCGGAACTCCATAGGAACCTGGTCGGGCCTGATGCCGAAGGAGACCCCCACCACCGAGATCCCCAACTTGGATGCGGTCCCAATGGCCAGCTCCACGTCCCTCTCTAGGTCAGGGATCGGAGCGTTGGTGAAGCTGTAGCTCTGGAAGTAGAGGATCACCATTCGGGTTCCGGACCTTAAGATCCGCTCCCCCTTGATCCTGATCTGCTCCTCAAGGCGGATCCCCATCATGTGGGACCCGTCTCCGCCGCCCAGGGGGTCACAGAAGATGCATCCCCCTTCGCCTAGGGACCTCCTGTTAGGGCAGCCGGATCCGGTGTCCAACGTCAGCTTCCGGACCGGTCCTCCGTGCCGGCGGCGCAGGATCCCTGACCAGCCGTTCCAGAGGTCGTTCGGGTGGTTATTTATGGGGTTCACTCTCATCGAGGGTGGGGAGGCCCTCTTGGGCCAGCTCCAGGTTGGCCCTCCGGGTGTGCTCCCGGCTCTCCTCCCTCATCTCTTTGAGCCTATCCCGCACCGCATTGTCCTCCAGGGCGATGATCCTGGCGGCCAGGATGGCGGCGTTCTTGGCTCCGTCGACCCCCACCGACGCCACCGGAATCCCCGGTGGCATCTGGGATGTGGAGAGAAGGGCGTCGAGGCCCCCCATGACCCCTCCGCTCAAGGGGACCCCTATCACCGGAAGGTCCGTGTGGGCTGCCACCGCTCCGGGCAGGGCGGCGGAGAGCCCCGCCATGGCGATTATGACCTTGAATCCCCCCTCAATGGCCCCGTTGGCTATGGTGGACACCCTGTCAGGGTTCCTGTGGGCGGATGCCACGGTTACCCGGAACGGGATGCCAAGGGAGGCCAACACCTCACCACAGGCCTTGGCGTGTTTGGCGTCCGACTTTGACCCCAGCATTATCAGAACCTTGGTCATGTTTTAAACCTCCCCCATGGCCCTAAGGCCGATGTCACTCCTGTAAAAGCCCCCCTGAAGGTGGATCCGGCGGATCCGATCGTAGGCCCGCTCACGGGCCTCCTTCAGGTCCTCTCCGATCCCTACAACGGTGAGCACCCTACCCCCGGAGCTCACAAGGCCGCCGGATTCGAGCCGGGTGCCGGAGTGGAACACCAGGGAGGTGCCATCGTCAAAGGGGTCCGCCCCCTGGATGTGCCTTCCGGTGATCGGCCTGGCAGG from Thermanaerovibrio acidaminovorans DSM 6589 includes:
- a CDS encoding site-2 protease family protein, whose translation is MYGDLSYRIAEILLSVPAVLWAITFHEFCHGYVAHLLGDPTPKRSGRLSLNPLHHLDPVGALMLLIFRFGWAKPVPVDSRYFKNPSRDMVLVSIAGAAGNFLTACLVGLLIKAFPAFFLGNFALRQLMLLMVFINIGLGVFNLLPIPPLDGSKVLYVLLPPRWLNSYFWLERYGVLIILGLVITGLLPRIMSPMVMFLASLVL
- the surE gene encoding 5'/3'-nucleotidase SurE, with product MKVLMSNDDGILAPGIQIMAKVLADRGIPCAVVAPDRERSSIGHAITLNRPLRVWHLEPGVFPPMMPAYACDGTPSDCVVIGVEELAKDVTMVISGINRGPNLGDDLTYSGTVSAAMEGLILGYDAIAVSLACKGTDPAAHYSTAAAVVVAFLDWFKQNHRQKGVLYNINVPNVPIRSLKGILPTKKGTRLYRDKVTKFRDPQGRECYWMGGVPEDRLEEGTDVWAVSNGYASVTPIHMDMTHYDTLKEMSSGGLDLLFNRG
- a CDS encoding argininosuccinate synthase, with translation MTYKGKLVLAYSGGLDTSVAIPWLKEQGYEVITFTADVGQPIDLEGTKAKAIKSGASKAYIADLREEFVEEFVWRSLKANAMYQGTYPLNSALSRPLIASHLVKVAEEEGAVAIAHGCTGKGQDQVRIEVCAKALNPDIVVEAPVRDWHFSRDEEIEYAEKHGIPIPVTKSSPYSIDENLWGRSIECGILEDPWEEAPSDAFKMTVDPWDAPDEPVTIEIGFEKGLPVSLNGKPMSGVALIEMLNQIAGKAGVGRIDMIEDRLVGFKSREVYECPGAVTLIGAHKALETLTLPKEVLKAKRELEVKYAELTYEGYWFSPLKDAIDAFIDKTQEVVSGVVKVRLFKGQAMVVGMKSPNALYREDLATYSHGDKFDHKSAVGFITVWGLPIKTWSQMHGKKSDQVSKAIGME
- a CDS encoding TIGR01212 family radical SAM protein (This family includes YhcC from E. coli K-12, an uncharacterized radical SAM protein.), producing MNPINNHPNDLWNGWSGILRRRHGGPVRKLTLDTGSGCPNRRSLGEGGCIFCDPLGGGDGSHMMGIRLEEQIRIKGERILRSGTRMVILYFQSYSFTNAPIPDLERDVELAIGTASKLGISVVGVSFGIRPDQVPMEFRRMLSRLVDRGLETWAEVGVQTMGDRKLEWLKRGHHGDASREAVSSLASIPGVLVCAHLIGGIPMGEVSDLADDARAVFNLGGRAVKFHPLHVLAGSELDGLYRAGLFSPVGEEEYMEQLILALRNMPPDGIVQRLTADAPRDRLVAPDWILDKGGFIDRLRRRMVQMGLRQGDLWGPQ
- the purE gene encoding 5-(carboxyamino)imidazole ribonucleotide mutase, giving the protein MTKVLIMLGSKSDAKHAKACGEVLASLGIPFRVTVASAHRNPDRVSTIANGAIEGGFKVIIAMAGLSAALPGAVAAHTDLPVIGVPLSGGVMGGLDALLSTSQMPPGIPVASVGVDGAKNAAILAARIIALEDNAVRDRLKEMREESREHTRRANLELAQEGLPTLDESEPHK